The DNA window AATCAATCTGCCAGTTGTTGGCTCGGGAGGGAATCACTCGCGATACCCTTCAGCGATTCTCCCTCGCATCGCTGcgccccttcctcctcctcctcgctgctCCCTGGGTTCgccttttattttatatatatatatatttatttttatttatttttatttttttccccctttcgcTCGGACTTCAGGTAATCTGAAATGGCACTGACCCTTCTCATCCCTCCGATTACCTTTCCGAAGCATGAACTCGGTATAAAATCACACATCAGAGAATtcactgtaattatttttgcgATGCCATCAGCACGGATCCATCACGGAGGGAGCCCGGCAGTGGAATCCTCCTCGCAGCCACACGAGCGGCCGGTCCCGTCCCCGCTGAGTGACAGCTTTGGTAATTAAGTGATTGTAGAGACCTCCCCAACTGCTCTAACAACCTTGTCAGGGCCTGTCTGCGGACACAACAAGCTGAAATCAATGTGCTTTCTGCTCCCGGAGCGTTTCTGATCGTGTCCGCATCGGGGGAACAGTCCACGAAAGGAAAACTGTAACGCTAAAAGtccacattaattttttttttttgggggggagcaGAAAGTTAACTTTcttcgcttttttttttttttaaatttattttttattatttttacccCGAAGCAGGGGGAGGGGGACGCGGCTCCGTTTTGTTCCCGCTGGGAACGTTCCGCAGCGCCTCTCGCCGCGGTTACTCCGAGGTACAATATATATTTTCGCCTGGATTAGACGGCGAGCCTGTTGGCACCGTGTAAATGTCAAGCAGCAGCTTTTAATAAAGGGATGTTCAGACTGTTAAATTCCACGGTACCACGGGCTCGGCCCCCCCCGCTCCGAGCTGCGCTGCTCAGCCAAGGCGATGTTGCTCCAAATCCAGGATGGGGGGAGCACCCCTGCGCCCTGGCGGCCCCGGGGCTCTGCGGGGGGACTCGGCAGGGCAGGGGGGGCCGTCGGGGGGCTAGAAGGCAGTTCCCACAcggcacagccctctccccgcTCCCTCCGCAGCCCCCGGCCCGGCTCAGGACACCCTGGCCCggcccaccccccccccagcctccaTCAGGCCATTGATTAGCGCTCAAAGTGCCGCCCTAATTAGCTGCCTGCTAATTAACGAGCGGCGCCCCGTCCGGCTCCTCTAAGCGGCACCTTCGCTCATCGCTTTGACTCGGTTACCGCTGATTTATTGAGGGGGGGTTCCTGGCTTTGACGGAGGGATGGGGTGAGACGGGAAAAGGGGGGTCCCCgccgcccccacccccccggcCTCAACAAGTGCTCGGGGAGGCGCGCAGCCTCCGCGCCCGCGCAAGGGTccgggggacaggggggacgcCGCCTCCCCTGGAATATTTCTGCACAATGGAGCCGAGGATTAAAAAATAGGAGGAGGGAAATGAAAGGTGTTCACTCTTCAGGAACACGACTTTAAGCCCTAAATCCCGGTTCCGGGACGGGGAGGTGCATTGTGAGCTAAAGGATTACGCTAGTGTAACATATTAGCCCGCATTCCCCTCGGGATAATTAGGACATAGTTGTGGGAAATTGCGGAGCGGGGCAGCAGGACAAACCCGGGGCCGCGGGGACCCGCCCGGGCGCGGGGGATCGTCCCGCACCGAGAGCACCGGGGCAGGGGGAACGGGAGCGGTCGGAGGGGGCCGGGGGAGGGTctgcaggagcagctgaagtcgcttggtctgttcagctgaagagcagaacgagaggagacctcatcgccTCCTctcagagggaggaggaggaggaggaagaggaggagaagcaggcgctgagctcttctctctgaccCAAGGGGCCGGCAGCGAGATGCCACGGGAGGGTTAGGATGGGCatcaggagaaggttcttccccagagggtagtggagccctggaacagctcccagggaagcaatcAAGGAGCCAAGCccgacaatattccagaagggtTTGGCCAACGCCTCCAGCCCCACGGGGTGACTGTTGGGGTGCCTCGCGCAGGgccaggagctggactcgacggtcattgtgggtcccttccaacttaggACATTCTATCATTCTACGTTTGcaggtttctttaaaaaaaacaaacccaaaccgaccctttttttcctggtgttttaTTTCGCTCCCCGATTCCCCCGTTTGTCCCCCGCCCCCCTTCCCTGCCCCGTTGCTCCGGGGCCGCGCTGGCCGGGCTGACGCGCTCCGCGATCCCCGCCCCGTCGGGGGGCGCTGCCTCCGCCGCCCAGCGGTCGCGGGCGGCCCTGCACCCCCGTACCCCCCGCCCCGGGCGCCGGGAGCCcccccgggagccccgggacggccggcggggcgggggatGCTCGGGAGCAGCGGGCGGGGGTCGCTGCCGTCGAACAACTCCGGGAGCGCgtcctccctctctgctcttccccggggggggggggctgctcTCTGCGGGGCGGGGGTGCGGGGCCCCACGCCTGCGGCCTCACCTGGTGCCGTCGCTGCACCTCAAAACCCTTCCCCgtgccccccaccccgagcCCCCCCGAGCGCTGCGGCCGGAATCATCGGGGGGAGCTTGACAGTGGCCTGGAAACAGCAATTCGTGCTAAAATACAACTCGGAGAACTCCGAGTCGTTCATTACCACCTCTGTAATTACTCCGCTAACCGGGCTCACGCGCCGCTTCACCGGGATTAGGACGGCGGCTCCTCGGCGGCGATTCCCGTGGCTCCGACGTTCAGCCCGGGGGGGGCCGGGACCGGGGGAGCCCAGAAACcagccgtgtcctgggctgccccCCGAGAGGGACCGGCAGGGAGGGGACTGTCCCCCTCTGCTCCGCCCTGGagcctgtgtccagctctggggccctcagcacagggaggacacggagctgtcggagcgaggccagaggaggccacggaggtgatccgagggctggagaacctcccgtatggggacaggctgggagagttggggttgttcagcctggggaagagaaggcacaggggagatcatagaatcacagaacaaccaggttggaagagacccaccggatcatcgagtccaaccatccccatcaatcactaaaccatgtccctcagcacctcgtccacccgtgccttagactcctccaaggaaggtgactcaaccccctccctgggcagcctctgccagggaccaatgaccctttctgtgaagaattttttcctaatgtccagcctaaacctcccctggcggagcttgaggccattccccctcgtcctgtcccctgtcccttgggagcagagccccgctcccagcgctgaaaggggctccgggcaagctggggaggggctgtggggcagggagggcaggagaggaCGAGGGGAACGTTTTTCACCCGCaaaaggggagatggagatgagatcttggggtgAAACTCCTCACGCTGAGGGGGGGGGTCCGGCCCAGAGCGGGGGCGGCTGCCCGGGCCCCGGGGGGGCTCCCGGCCGGGCTGGGCGGGGTCGGGGCCCCTGCCCCGCGGGGGGGCGGGCCGGGCCGGCTCCGCGGTCCCTCGCAGCCCGACGCGCGGGGCTGGACGGGGCGGGGGGtcggcggcggcgccgccatTGGCCGCGGCCCCGTGACGCGCGCGGCGCGCGGGggcccggggtggggggggggggcggtgacgtcacgggggggggggggccggcgCCGAGAGGAGCCGGGCGGGCAGGGCGGGCGGCAGCAGaggccccgcggccgccccgcgccgcgACTCGGGGAGCAGCCGCGGCCATGAGCGCCGAGGGGACCCCGCGCTGAGCCAGCCCGGCGGGGGGACCCGCTGCAGAGCCaacgacccccccccccccccaccaccacACATACCCCCAACCCCGGCTCCCGCTCCCCTCGCTCCCGGGATGCTGTAGCGGGTCCGGGATGGAGGCGCCGAGCGGGTCCAGCTTCGGGATAGACACGATCCTGTCCGGCGGCAGCGGCAGCCCCGGCGGGATGAACGGGGACTTTCGCCCCCTGGGCGAGGGCCGCCCCGCGGACTTTCGGAGCCGAGCGACGCCGTCCCCCTGCTCCGAGATCGACACGGTGGGCACGGCGCCCTCGTCGCCGCTGTCGGTGAGCGCGGAGCCGCCCCCCGAGCCGCACCTGGCGGCCGCCGACAGCCTCCCGCCGCCCCGCCTGCTGctcgccccgcagcccccgccgcaGCTCGGCTCGGCCGGACCCAGGACTTCCACCTCCTCTTTTTTAATCAAGGACATTCTGGGCGACAGCAAACCGCTGGCGGCGTGCGCCCCGTACAGCACCAGCGTCCCCTCTCCGCACCACGGCCCCAAGCAGGACGGCGGCGCGGCCCCCGAGGGCTTCAGGCCCAAGCTCGAGCAGGACGACGGCAAAGCCAAGCCGGACAAACGCGAGGACGCGCCGGGGGACGTCAAATGCCACGGTGAGCGCGGCCCCGCAGCGcccgggggcaccggggggcCCGGGGAGCGCCCCTCACCGCCGCCTCCCGGCGCCTCGGCCGCGGGGCCGCACCGCTGCCGAATCAAACCGTTCGCGTTAgcgctttttttttgtagcGATTAAGGTTTTTTCCCgagttttttccccttttattggttattttttccttttttcctcttgttttggggtctgttttattttaaatttctctcttccagcctttcctcctttttttttttttaaaaaaaattaacttatctatttttacagaaaaaaaataatagccgGAGCGGCGGGATCGCGCTGGCAAGcagaatgtatttatttttaatgcaaacgCGCATAAATGATTCCCCGGCTTTCTAAGAACCGGCGGCTCAGCTGCACTCGCCGCCTTCAGCCTTTTCGGGTTTTGTTCGTTCGAtcgaaaataaaaataaggggggaaaaaatcgCAATTCCTCAACAGCCGATACCAAATAAacgaaaaaaatacttttaattaaaattaaaataacaataaaaaaaacaaaacagccggCCCGCGCTGAGCAGCGAAGGTTGGAgagctttgtgctttttgcagACACCCGTTTTTTCCCCGCGCTGGGATGGGTTTATTGGTTTATTTCTCcgtctttttattctgtttatttgtttgtttgggttttaaaaATTGCGGCTTcggtgctgctggggcagcgCTGGCTGCGCGGGGCTCAGGGTGAAAATATCGATGTTtgaggggggaaagaagggcgagggtgagggaaggaggcagggcGAGGGGCTGCTGTCCCTGCTTTCTCTGCTCTCCCTGTTTTCCCTGCTTTCCCTCCCGGCCGCTTCAGCCGAGAGGCAACAcgaccctttttttttttttttttttccttctaattttgCCCCGTTTGAGGCGATTTTTTTGCCGATCCCGACGAGCCGCGAGGCGCCCGGTGTCTCCGCGGGTTTTGCTCTTTCAGCATTAGCTCAAGAGCTCCCGGAGCAGCTGCGGGGTCCGCTCCGGCCGGTCCTGCGCGCAGCGACCTCCCCAGTGGGGCAATTAGCGAGATTATCGTCCGTCCTGCGGGGAGGATCAAGGGGCGGCGGAGCGGGGCCCGAGCCGCGGCGGCGGGGGGAGAAAACAACGAAATCCGCGCGGCTGGCGAGCCGAGGGGGGAAACCTCTCCACGCCGTGCCTCGTTTGGCCGCTCCGGGGGGGACGGAGCCCCGGGGGCGGCgaggggggagcggggagcggGGACTCGGGGTGTCGTCGGGGTTCCCGGCGCCCCTCACCGCGGCCTCGGCTCGCCCGCAGGGACAAAGGAGGAGGGCGACCGGGAGATCAGCAGCAGCCGGGACAGCCCCCCGGTGCGGGCCAAGAAGCCGAGGAAGGCGAGGACGGCGTTCTCCGACCACCAGCTGAACCAGCTGGAGCGCAGCTTCGAGCGGCAGAAGTACCTGAGCGTGCAGGACCGCATGGACCTGGCGGCCGCGCTCAACCTCACCGACACGCAGGTGAAAACCTGGTACCAGAACCGCAGGTGAGGAGGGGCCCGGGGGGCCGGGACGGGGGGTCCGGGCCCGTCCCCGCCGCCGTGATTCTCTGTCTCGTTCCATACGGTTGCAGCCACCCCAGTTCTGTCGGGAGCCATTAGCGTCAGCCGGGCTCTCGATTTGGCCACAGCGGCCGCCTGCGTGGTTTGAGGGGTGCGGGGGGCTGGGGCGCGGCCGGGGGGCCCCCGGGGCGTGGTTTGAGGTGCGGGGGTCCCACGATGTGCGTGTGTTTTGAGGGGTGCGGGGATCCCGCTGTGTGAGTGCTTTTAGGGGTTCGGGGGTCCTGCtgtgtgtggttttggggtcccactgTGTGTGTGTTCGGGGATTCGGGGGTCCCCCGGTGCGTGTGTTTTTAGAGGTGCGAGGGTCccactgtgtgtgtgtttttaggGGTTCGGGGATCCCTCTGTGTGTGTTATTTTAGGGGTGCGAGGGTcctgctgtgtgtgtgtttgggggTCCTGCTGTGTGtgcttttgggggtttggggtcccgttgtgtgtgtgtttttaggGGTGCGGGGATcctgctgtgtgtgtgtttggggtCCTGCGGTGCGCGTATTTTTAGGGGTTCAGGTGTCCCGCTGTGTGTATGTTTTTAGGGGTGCGAGGGTCCCTCTGTGCGtgtgtttgggggtttggggtcccgcTGTGTGTGTTTTTAGGGGTTCAGGTGTCCCGCTGTGTGTATGTTTTTAGGGGTGCGAGGGTCCCTCTGTGCGtgtgtttgggggtttggggtcccgcTGTGTGTGTTTTTAGGGGTTCGGGTGCCCCGCTGTGCGtgtgtttgggggtttggggtcccgcGGTGCGTGTATTTCTGGGGGTGCGGGTCCCGGCCGGGGGCCCGGCGCTGCGTGTGCGTTCGGGGGTGCGGGCGGGGGTCCCCGCGTGGGCGCCCGCCCCGCATCCAGCCCCGCGTTCCCCCCCGCAGGACGAAGTGGAAGCGTCAGACGGcggtggggctggagctgctggccgAGGCCGGCAACTACTCGGCGCTGCAGAGGATGTTCCCCTCGCCCTACTTCTACCACCCGGGGCTGCTGGGCGGCATGGACAGCtctgcggcggcggcggcggccgccgtGTACAGCACCATGTACCGGACTCCCCCCGCGCCGCACCCGCCGCTGCAGCGGCCGCTGGTGCCCCGGGTGCTGATCCACGGGCTGGGCCCCGGCGGGCAGGCGGCGCTCGCCCCGCTCGGCAGCCCCCTGCCCGGCACCCCGCACCCGCGGTGAacccgccccccccaccccgcggcccccggccccgcagccGTCGAGGGGGACCGAGGGGGGGACCCGTCGAGGGAGGCGACCGAGCCGCGCGGACCCCGAGCCGGAGCCCGTAAGTGAAACGCCCGCACGCGGGGGACGATGCGGGCAGAGccgcggggaccccccccacccccccaccccaacccctcaACCCCGGGGTCCCGCACCCCGAACCGAgcgggaggagcaggaggaggcgAGGGACAGAGAGACCGGCGCCTGCGGAGCGTTTGGAGCGCGCCTCGACCCCCCCCGGAGCGCCGGCGGCACCCAGAACTttgcactgatttttatttttatttttcttcttcttcttctttttttttttcttattgaaaaGTGGCATGCTCCCCTCATGCGGACAGACTTGTACAGACCGAGTGCCGAGTGCTATATCATATTTATTATATGtcgtccaaaaaaaaaaaaccaagaaaaaaaaaggaaaaaaaaaattaattcacttcTATACGTTAGTTTGAAACGAACGAACGTGGTTCTCCCTTCTGCCTTTTCATGTCTTTTTGGattcagtaaaataaatgcttagatgacaaaatatagattttttttttgtgactgaaAAATTACAGGGAAAAcgagaaaaacaacaacaaaaaaaagaaataaactttatctttttttaacgAACGTGGAAATCCAAGGTAGCTAATTTTCCCCGTGACGAGAGTGCAAGAAATTCGGAGTAGAAAAGGCAAAtgccacttttttttccttcttctttttattattattttttaatcatttttagGCTCATTGTGTCACCCCCGGCGCTGTTTTCTCCAGCTGTATTGTAACGGCAACCCCCCCCGGCGGGGTTTGAGGCACCTGGGaggggggcggcgggcggggggggCCGGTCCGGGGTGAGAACGGGGGGTCCCGGCGGACACGGAGCCCCCGAGCCCCCCTCTCGCTCCCCAGGGACTGAGGGGGGGGCGGCCGGGACCCTCCGCCGGGCCCCGGGGACGCGGCCTTGGGAGGTGAACACCCTCCTGCGAAATTAGAAAGTTATACAGCAATTACCTATAAAACATTCATAAAGCCCAATATTATCTTCTCCTCTgagggtttggcttttttttttttttcctctttttttctttttgttttttaattttcgCTCGTggcttctaattttttttttctttattttttttaagagaaggaTGGGGTGAGAGGGGAacgaaaaaaagaaaaagagaagcctCCGGGCACGTTTATTTGGGCTTTGCTAATTAGCGAGCGGCTTGCTGATTTCTCTGCTAATAAATTCGCGTTCAAACCATATTGACCTCCGCCTTGATCTGACAAAGGGGAGCGGGTCGGGAACGCCCCCCTCGTTTTCTGCCCGTGTCGCCGCGGCCGCTTCCCCCGCCGGGAACGGGGCCCCGAGAGCTCCCGGGGTCCCCTCCGGAGCGGTGGGAACGAGGGATCGGggctggagttccctggatctcAACCACGCTGCTTTCTCCTGCGAGGAGAACATCCAGCTGGGAAAGCTGCGGACAGCTtcggtttttttgggttttttttttactttttttttatttttttccccccggGGGGCCGGTTTTGGCTGCATAAACTCTCTGAAAAGTGGTGAGAATAAGGAAGGAAAGTTGGTATAAATTAGATGcgtccccccagctcccccctcccGGGCAGGACCGACCCGGGGCGCCTCGGGAGGGGCGAGGGGGGCGCGGACGGTGCTCGCAGAGGGTCTGGAGGGACAGGGGCCGCCTCGAGGTGCCGAAAGCAGGAGGGCAACGCGACCTCCCCTCCCTGAAATATTATTTCCAGACCCCACCGGGAAGGGTGAGCGAGGGGGTTTGGAGCAGCAGCCGCTCCCGCTCACCCCCCGCTTCGCCGCGTGGGAAGCGGGGCTGGAAACGGCCCCTCCTCGCCCCCCCCGGGAAGGAGCAGCCCCGGGGCACCGGCTGCCCCCGAGCCTGGGGGGGCCGAGGGCTCCTGGCAGGGGAAGGATCCGTTTCTCGGTTCGGAGTGAGCGTTCCAGCGGGACACAGCGCCGGGGCCGGCGGCATCAGCTCCCGGTGCGGGGCCGGTACCggctctgcttttccagctgccAACCTtcgcctttttcttttcttaaattttttttccgtTCGCGTTTTATCCCGTTTTCGCCCCCGCCGGGCTCGGTGCTGAGATGCCGCGTTCCTGCGCTCCCTCGGCTGCGCCGGGACCCGCTCCCGGCCCTGGAGGGGATGTGAGCGAGCAAACCAACCCCCCTGAACCGGGAAAACCGGGAAAAACGGGAAAACCGGGATCTTTTGGCTTTACACCGCGGGAAACGTCGGCGCCCGCCGGGAAAGAACCGGCTGCCGGGTCCGCTGAGCGGGGGAGCGGCGGGTAACCCCGGGGAGCAGCGGGTAACCGGTGGGTAATGGGGAGCGGTGGGTAATGGGGAGCGGTGGGTGACCCGGGGGCGGTGGGTGACCCCGGGAGCGGGGTTCGCTCCGTCCCGCACCGAGCGCTCAGCACCCTGGACAGCGCCCGGCACCGCGCCCCGGGGGGGGGGACCCTCCGCGTCCTCCCGGGACGGAGCTGGAGGGGGACGGGACGGGGGGGGCTCCCGCCGGCCGAGGCACCGCTTggcccccctccccgccgcccacCGCCCCGGAGGAAGCCCCCCCTGTCCCGGGACAGGCCCTTCTGCCGCAGCGCACCCCCCAGAGGCTTCGTCCCGGCCGTGCGGGGGTCCCCCCGCGGCCCCGGTTGGACGCGGGGAGCTCGCTTGGTGGCCCCGGTCCCGCTCCAGGTGGCTCCTGCGGGGTGCCGGCTGCGTGTTTTGGGGGTGAGCGTGGCTCGGGAGGCCCCGTCGGGGAGCTCCTGCTCCTTGCAGACCCCGGGTGGGCTGCTCCTGCGGGCTGCGGCAGCGGATCCTGTGCAatccccccctctccccagggacCCGCTTGGCCACCGCTAGagaagggggggagaagggacgCTCCGCTGGGCTGGGCCGCGGGGGCGAGCAGCATCTCCTCCCGCTCCGAAGGCTCCTGCCCTGGCACCGGGGAGGCACCGGGGTGCTCCGGGACCTCAATCCGctgtcccagctgctgctggaaaccAGCGAGCGGCACCGAGCGGAGCCCCCCGGTTACCCCCGTTTGCGTTCACACGGGCTAACGCAGCCCCCAGCGCCGCACGAAGCGGCCCGGCGCTGCCCGGCgcttcttttccagtttctcgAGCGGGTGAGCGCTTAACCTGTgttgttttctccctttccagAGTTTTCCTTCCTCCGCATTCACAAGACGCCCCCGGGCGAGTGCGCGCTGCCTCCGtcctccccgcagcccccggtaACCCGGCTCGGCcccgggctgggggggggcgaAGGGTAAAGCCCTTCCGAGCGCCAGGAGCATCCCTGGCCCGGGGGGACGGGGGTGGGTGCCGAGTAGCCGTTTCAGGTTGGAATAACACGATTTTCCCCCGGTTATTcccgccgctccccccgctGTTCTCGGCCCCCCGGGAGCCGCTCGGTGCGGAGCCCCCGGTTGGAAGGGAAGGGGCGACGCGGGGACCCCCCGAACCCTCGGGCTGCGCCGGTCTCAGCCTCTCCAGCCGGGGAGCCGCGTTCCAACTCCCTTTCCATATTCATATGCCCTATTTTCCACCAGCCGCTCCTGTTCAGGGAAGCGCACGGGCGCCGGGCCTCGAAAACGAGCGGATTTCAAAGGAAAGTGAAGCGAGGGCTACGGGGCTGCCGGTGCCCCCCGGCTCTGCCCCGGGACCCGCATCCCTCCCCGCCAGGAGGGGTTGTGCGGGGCCGCAGCCGCCTCCCCTCGGCCCCGGGAGCCCACGTCGGGCGCTTTAATTGCCACATTTTCAAACCGAGGTAAAGGTGGGGATGTCTTAGTAATTACCTTAATGAGATAACACCTTTCCTTCCCTCAACCTACTCATTATCGCTCTTCTCGTTCAAATTCCGACTACAAAGAGCCAcacttgtaaagaaaaaaaaaaataagatggagGGGAGCGAGCTCTGAAATTTGTTGGAGGTCTCATCCCCCCGAAACAAGCCCCTTACGTGGATCCTCAACGCGCGGCGAGGGAACCGTCCCCGTTTCCAGGAAAGGTTGGCTCCAAGTAAACTAAACATCTGGGGTGCTCCTTAATTATTCTTGGCTGGCTTCTTTAGCTTGACCTGTAGGGATGGGAGGGTGTCAAAGTGATGAATTTTAAGATGTTGGGCTGTGAAGACGCGCAGCTGCAAGACTGATGGATTTAGGAAGAGAACGGTAACAAGGTTAGCTGCATGTGAAGTGTGAAttgagatttttgcaaagagactgtgaTTGCAGATGGGCATAATGTTGTACCCTTGCATGAAATCTTGCTATTATTGTATAATGGTCAGACAGAGTGTGAAATGACTTATTACTTTACTTTTATTCTTTAATGAAGTTGGCTAGGGAAGGAGAACTACCAGGAAATCGATAGCGGTGCCGCACAGAAACTGTGTGACAGGTGCTgagacattaaatatttatttagcttTTTGTGCCACatcctcccccccctccccagttttcaggatgcaaacaaaaatacaacCAGTGGATCTAGGCAGAGGAGAAGATGCACCAGAGGAGAGCGGGATTTTCTTTGCCACTGTCGCTTCTTGCAGTAAACCCGAGGCGGGTGTTTCTGGGTGGCAGTGCAGTGCATACATTTTCTGTGTAAATTATTAGAGATCTCTGGATCCAGACAATGTGCAGGGTTTCTAGACAGGTTTTCAGCCATTCTACGTGTGCCTCTCTTGTAGAACTTGGTGCGGGCGCGCAGTGACTTGTACGCTGTTCTGATTCTGTGTAAATTCGAGCGGCTTCTTCTCCCTCTTGGGGTGTGTGTGGAAATACCTCTCGCTTCCTTTGGTACCG is part of the Phaenicophaeus curvirostris isolate KB17595 chromosome 8, BPBGC_Pcur_1.0, whole genome shotgun sequence genome and encodes:
- the BARHL2 gene encoding barH-like 2 homeobox protein — encoded protein: MEAPSGSSFGIDTILSGGSGSPGGMNGDFRPLGEGRPADFRSRATPSPCSEIDTVGTAPSSPLSVSAEPPPEPHLAAADSLPPPRLLLAPQPPPQLGSAGPRTSTSSFLIKDILGDSKPLAACAPYSTSVPSPHHGPKQDGGAAPEGFRPKLEQDDGKAKPDKREDAPGDVKCHGTKEEGDREISSSRDSPPVRAKKPRKARTAFSDHQLNQLERSFERQKYLSVQDRMDLAAALNLTDTQVKTWYQNRRTKWKRQTAVGLELLAEAGNYSALQRMFPSPYFYHPGLLGGMDSSAAAAAAAVYSTMYRTPPAPHPPLQRPLVPRVLIHGLGPGGQAALAPLGSPLPGTPHPR